The genomic stretch TCCGGTGGCGGAACGTCCGGCATGGGTTGCTCCTCGTCCGGGGCTTCTCCGTCGACCGCCTTTTGCGCATTCTCGGCCGTGCCGGGGACAATCAGGACATTCTTGGGCGTAAATGCTTCCTCCAGAATCTTTTCTCGCTCATTTGGGTCGTCTTCATGTAACAGTTTACGAATCAAACGTATTTCTTTGCTGCTACTctgtttgtctttttcgtccgTGGCCCGTTTTTTGAGTCGTTTCATTAAATTGGCCGCGTCAGTCGCACCGGCATCGCGCGCTTGTGTTTCGTTGgcctccagcaacagcaaaaaggGTTCGTCCACTTTCCCTTCCCGTGCCAATCGCACAATAGCGCCTTCCATTTTCATGGGATCGCCCAAAGTCAAGACGGATTTGAGTGTTTCCGTGGCCGTGGCGATACGAATTTGCTGTTCCACCGCGAGCGCTTCCAACAAGTCcttggcgtcgtcgtccccgtTGTTGACGCGTTCCGCCAAAACTTTGACGAACTGCGCATCGAACTGATCGTAGTAACTAAAGACGACCGAGCGGGAGGTATCGCCCGCCCTGTACGGCGGCAagacctttttcaaaagcccTTCGTAGCTCAAACGAATTTCGGGCGTAATTTCCGTCTCGTAAAAGCTCTGTTTGACCTGTTGGcggtccatttcttcttcggtggtTTGTGTTTCAATGGCGCGAGCCTTGCGTAGGACATCTGCGTTGGACATGGATCGTccggcatcggcatcggcTTCCGCGTCGGCGATACGCTGTTGCTCGACGGTGGCGGCTTCGGCGGCCTGACGTTGTTCGGCCAACTTGCTGACTTCGACGCGGGTTTGTATGTCAATGATAATGTCGTATAGATCTCGGAGTCCGATGCGCTCTTCGGGATCTCTGGACTTTTCAATTTTCTGGTCGAGCCACTGAATAAAGGGCGGATCACAGGCGAGGTCGTACTTGTTCATAATGTCGACGCGCGGgtcgttggtggaaaagacGAGATCCGCGAGGAACATTTCGTAGGCGTCGGACAAGTTGACGTCGTCTCCCTGATCGTCGTTGGTGCTGATGAGATTGTACGAGTCCGAGTTGATTTCGTCGAGGAGACCGTACAAGCGTGTGGACAACACGACGGTGCTGGCGGGGTAACGGAAGGCGTGCTTGCCCGACGTCGCCGCGGATGGGGCAGGCAGCACCGAAAAGGCGCGAGCGCTTTCGAACGTTAACAAGAGATTAAGAGCACCAGAGAATTTCATCCTGTGTTGTTGTATAGGATTGTTgttgaagacgacgacgagcgaGGATGTTGTCAAGCAGTTTAAAATAGTATACTACGCAGGGGTAGAATCAAAGGTACGGCAAGTATagaaagagaaagagagagagagagagagagagagcggGTAGTGTGCCGTCGACAATAGGGTATGGAACGGATTCGTCGTGTTGATTGATTTCCTTGGGTCCGTTCCGAAGGTGGTTCCGCAGATTTGGAAGTTTCTGTGGTGTGGTGTGTTGGGACAGAGTGATGGGAAGTGTGTGTcggtgacgacgaggacgaaggGGTGACAACTGCTGTCTGTGTCGACCGGGTAACTGGAGGAGACTCCCGACATCGTCCGGCCTTGGTACGAATACCAGTATTTGTAGGGCGTGCGTCAGTGAACCTACTGCTACAACTACCACCAGTACTACGACTACTATTACTGGTAGAGACTTACGGATGGAGTCCAGATATACCAGTCACCACCGTACGTCAAGGATCGCAGTATTTGCCCGACTTTTCTCGTCTGATGCGAAGGACTCCGGATTCCTCCACAAACAGCGATCTAGCTACTCTACGAGCTAGTAGAGCTAGAGCTCTCGCTACAGAGCCCTTTGTGGGAAACGAGACGGATCGTGACGATACCAACGACAAACCTGACTCTTTTCTCTCGCCAACTACTACATTCTTGTCGATTCCCAACAATGGACAACgtcaactcacagtcagagcAATGGGCTTCTATTACGGAATCATAACAATCAGTCAAACCACCACGGCCTGTGATGATTCGGTACGGAGTTTTCCTATTTGGCGTAATCGTCCTGTCGGTGGTGCAAAGGGCATCCTGGACGACGAACGCCTTGGTGCCCGTTATCCGCGTCTCATCCCTCCCTACCGGTAGTCGCTCACGCAGAACGACTGCTCGACCCGCAGAGAGCGACACGTCTAGAGAACATGCTGAATCGAAGACCAAGTCCAAGACTCCTCCTCCTCACGGCAGCAGTAGTAGCGACATTTACACCCCGCAGAGGGCGGGTGAGAAGTATCAGCAACAAGCACGCGAGCTATTGGCCAAAGCTCAAGCCTTGCGCGATCAATTACCCATCACATCTACATCCAGAACGGAATCGCGTGCCCAATCCAACACTTCCAATCTGTCGTTGGAAACCACAACGCAAGCAACGATTGTCTCACAATCGAAATGGAACGTTGCACGACCCGAAGACGATTCCGAGACCGACGAACGCGACAACTATCGTTTGTATCTGGACCTCGGACGCGAAGACGGTACCTGGATGGATCCACGTTGGGGTGCCAGCGGTCGTCGCATCGAAGGGTCCCTGGATATACAATTCCGTCGAAATAGTCACGCGTGTCCTGAACTAGCCAAGCACATGGTGAACGATAATCTCGCGTCACCTGCCTCGGCCTCCGTCGTACGCTCTTTGGCCACGGCTCCGGCCATGCGACTCCGTCAGGGCTTTGACGCAGCTGCGTGTCACGGAGGGGCCTACCGGCTGGATGGATTAGGGGAAAAGATGCAAACTCTGCGATTCTTGGTGCTCCTCGATGGAGTCGGCGTAGACGACAACCGCTACGGCGATGTGTCCATTCCATCCGGATGTCTCTACTTTTCGTTACCCGTCTTTGGTCCCACCGCCAACTCCCGCCTGttcaacaacaataacaaccacaacaacaataacaaccCGACGGCACCACTCCGGCTTTCTGCCAAGGAAGGGATCGTGTCCGTCCGACAAATTGGCTGGCATACCGGTTGGCGACGCAGAGAGAGTCGGATCGTCGGGACCTTTCGGGCGGTTCCGTTGGTACA from Phaeodactylum tricornutum CCAP 1055/1 chromosome 12, whole genome shotgun sequence encodes the following:
- a CDS encoding predicted protein, whose protein sequence is MVNDNLASPASASVVRSLATAPAMRLRQGFDAAACHGGAYRLDGLGEKMQTLRFLVLLDGVGVDDNRYGDVSIPSGCLYFSLPVFGPTANSRLFNNNNNHNNNNNPTAPLRLSAKEGIVSVRQIGWHTGWRRRESRIVGTFRAVPLVQARKRDGF
- a CDS encoding predicted protein → MKFSGALNLLLTFESARAFSVLPAPSAATSGKHAFRYPASTVVLSTRLYGLLDEINSDSYNLISTNDDQGDDVNLSDAYEMFLADLVFSTNDPRVDIMNKYDLACDPPFIQWLDQKIEKSRDPEERIGLRDLYDIIIDIQTRVEVSKLAEQRQAAEAATVEQQRIADAEADADAGRSMSNADVLRKARAIETQTTEEEMDRQQVKQSFYETEITPEIRLSYEGLLKKVLPPYRAGDTSRSVVFSYYDQFDAQFVKVLAERVNNGDDDAKDLLEALAVEQQIRIATATETLKSVLTLGDPMKMEGAIVRLAREGKVDEPFLLLLEANETQARDAGATDAANLMKRLKKRATDEKDKQSSSKEIRLIRKLLHEDDPNEREKILEEAFTPKNVLIVPGTAENAQKAVDGEAPDEEQPMPDVPPPDFINACKAVLLNFGNLGYDDDRGDLATRIKKIAGEAEVVATRIYGKGMTLREQQDRMWKDQTTSIFDLERMEIEAERMGDIAPWSNANGDDDMLMPGFDADGRMQIGGS